aactgGTGATACTGAGATTCCAGTTCAAGAAAACCTATGCTCCTTGAGCAGCATGGCGTGCAGGGTTTTCACCCATGGGAAAAGTGGCCCATTGTAATTTGTGCACCATCATCTTCTATCCCAGGAGGCACCTTAACAGAAGGCAACATCTGCCAAGCTAAAGAGTGAGCACTCTCCATCAAGagcaaaatggttttaaaaaacccacactgtTAGAGAGGTCTGACATCTGAGTGAAGTCCTCTGATAAGTGGCAAGCTGACTATGCTACTATGCCTCTTAAATCAAAGCACTACACATACCATGATCCCAATTTTGTGCTCAGTTAGGCTCCCTGGCATAGCAGGGAGATGTCAGAAATTTGACTTCTTTTGACAGTCACTTGATTGGACAGATAGTGTGCACCACACTGATATGTGGCAAATTTTCACCTCTACACTTATATGGTAAATTTTGCTGGTTTATTTTCTACTGAGAAGGGTTGATTCTGGAGTCAAATCAGCCCCCATCCACCCTGCACTGGCATACGTTAGTGGCAGAACTCACACCAGCTCACCGTATATAGCCTCTAGTTCTTTGTTCTTATCTTACTGTCAGAGACTTTGTACAAAAGAGGTTATTTTTTCATCCCCTCCACTGTAGCTACTGAAAAGTGACCTGCATGCCTGCAGTCCTGTGCTCATCAGAAACATAACCATAGGGAACTAGTGGAGCCAGCATAATCCAGTGGACCTGGGAGACAGGACAGCTAGCTTTtgttccctgctctaccactgactcactatatgatcttgggcaagtcagatCACATCTGTACTTCAGTTTTCCTATGTGTACAGAGGAAATAACGATACTGAGCAGTCTTCAATCTTTGGATGAAAGTGGTAAGAAAAATGGTATAGCCTAGTGTATATTTGTAGTAAaatccttaattaaaaaaaacacaataagagGAGCTAATTCACCcaatccttcccccccaccccaaatgaaTTAGTTTGACCTTTCCATTCCCCCTACCAGCCCCttttggggaaacaggcacagagcagtgaagtgacttgctccatGTCACCCAGCAGGCAAGTGGCAGAGTCAGAACGGACCTCAGCTCTACGGCCGGGCCCAGTGCCGGGCCCGTACAGCGCCCCAGGAATGGGTTTAACAGTTCAAACCTCCGCATGGGCGCTCACTTCACTTCAGCTTACGCCTGTTCTCAGGCGGTTTAAGCTAAACAAGGCCCTGGGAAGAGACAGGGTGTCCACCCCGGCCTCTGCCCCGGTTGAGCGCAGGACCTGTTCACACGCCAGCGGCACCGCTTTCAACACCGccgccccgggggggggggtcctgggaGCAGAGCACGCCCAGGGAGGCGGGAATAAGCGCTGACACGACCGTCCCGCCGCACTGAGAGCGCCTGGCGGCgccgccccggccccagcccggacCCCGCTCCCCGAGCGCGCCCAGNNNNNNNNNNNNNNNNNNNNNNNNNNNNNNNNNNNNNNNNNNNNNNNNNNNNNNNNNNNNNNNNNNNNNNNNNNNNNNNNNNNNNNNNNNNNNNNNNNNNNNNNNNNNNNNNNNNNNNNNNNNNNNNNNNNNNNNNNNNNNNNNNNNNNNNNNNNNNNNNNNNNNNNNNNNNNNNNNNNNNNNNNNNNNNNNNNNNNNNNNNNNNNNNNNNNNNNNNNNNNNNNNNNNNNNNNNNNNNNNNNNNNNNNNNNNNNNNNNNNNNNNNNNNNNNNNNNNNNNNNNNNNNNNNNNNNNNNNNNNNNNNNNNNNNNNNNNNNNNNNNNNNNNNNNNNNNNNNNNNNNNNNNNNNNNNNNNNNNNNNNNNNNNNNNNNNNNNNNNNNNNNNNNNNNNNNNNNNNNNNNNNNNNNNNNNNNNNNNNNNNNNNNNNNNNNNNNNNNNNNNNNNNNNNNNNNNNNNNNNNNNNNNNNNNNNNNNNNNNNNNNNNNNNNNNNNNNNNNNNNNNNNNNNNNNNNNNNNNNNNNNNNNNNNNNNNNNNNNNNNNNNNNNNNNNNNNNNNNNNNNNNNNNNNNNNNNNNNNNNNNNNNNNNNNNNNNNNNNNNNNNNNNNNNNNNNNNNNNNNNNNNNNNNNNNNNNNNNNNNNNNNNNNNNNNNNNNNNNNNNNNNNNNNNNNNNNNNNNNNNNNNNNNNNNNNNNNNNNNNNNNNNNNNNNNNNNNNNNNNNNNNNNNNNNNNNNNNNNNNNNNNNNNNNNNNNNNNNNNNNNNNNNNNNNNNNNNNNNNNNNNNNNNNNNNNNNNNNNNNNNNNNNNNNNNNNNNNNNNNNNNNNNNNNNNNNNNNNNNNNNNNNNNNNNNNNNNNNNNNGCCCCGGAGGCCGCTGGTCCTGCGCTCGGGACCCGCTCGTTCTAGCATAGCCGTCAGGCTGCAAGGGGAGCGGAGAGTATTTCGAGGCCCATAAAGGTGCAGGAGCGATCTGGGCCAGCCTGGTTCTGCGGCCCAGGGCGGTGTCCCCACGGGCCCGGCCAGGCACCGGGACTCCGCCCCCCAGGCTGATCCTGCATCCCAGCCATGCTCAGGACCGAGTGGCAGCTGCACTGGGTGTCTTGGCGTGGGGTAAAAGCGGTGCTTTCCTTTAGCCCCTCCTGGAGTCGGTGACCCCAGAGAACACTAAACCAGGGGTGAGTTTAAACTTCCGAATTCCTCACCTGTGCTTCACTCAACGTGGGGGAAATAGAGCTAGCTTGGGGCTTGGTGGTTTTGCTTTAACTCAGACCAGGGAAAGGACGAGACATAGACCAATTTAAATCTGCTTTTACTACTATTTTGAATAATGTATCTGTGAATATTAAggtttgtgactttttttttttttacagaaagctACAGTTGGGGTCTAAACTGCTTGACCAATCCTTCATCATCTGTGTTCTGGCTGCATTCTACCTCAGGTAATCACATTATGAGGCACTCCAAATTTTCCAGAAGTTTCAATTAAACACAATACCTTTTGCTTTCAGTCCTAAACTTTTATGTAGGGTTGCTATTGAATAACTATAATGTTCCACCCTAGCGATCGCTGCATTACACTGCTGAGTAGAGAGATCGCTGTATCTAGTTATTTTGGGTCTAAGCCTAGTGGAGGAGAGGTTCTTTAATATTAGTAAAGCACAATGAAATcattggatgaaaagtgctatagaaatggCAAGTAGTGGCTTTAATGCAGTGTGCAGCTACATGTAGCTAATTGGGTCCTATAGTATTGAGATATATCTTCCTTGAATTTAATTACAACCTCAGAATTTCGGCAATTAGCTAAAGAGGTGGCATTGTTGAACAGACCAAAATGACAGAAATTTAAGTGTAAATAGGGAATCTTACTCAAACTCTCTTTGTGCTACAAAAAGaaggatgtgaatttaaaatttGGGTTGCTGTTATAACTACATGTATGTACGCTACAATATATTGGAGGAAAAGGCCATAGAAATGAGTAACCTCATTATAAATTGGGCTTCCAAGTCTTATACTGGAAactgttccctgtaagctgtgcgcTTGGGCCAAGTGGCTGCCCAGGAGAGATTCAAATGCTGCCCAGCTGATTAGCAAAGCATGTGTACCCCTCCTGCTTGatggaaggaggtgggggggggagaaagggtgctaatgtcaggatgttccctgcaccccatctctgcagagcagggcagaggggacaCAGCCTGGCTCAGGAAGGACTGGGGTGAatgcctttcttaaagagacagtgcactgtttctgagatttccccagaagccagctctctgtctctcacatacacactctTCCTGCCCCGTACCCCCTCTCtgaaaagcaggggaggggagacaacagGGCTTAGAACAGAGCAGGAGAGCTTTCAGTGAGTGTCTTAAAGAGAGAGCGCATGGCATCTCAGAAATGTctccagcagccagcacacatcCTGTCTctggctctctctcacactcacctcccagcACATACTTGTACTATCCTGCactgcacatatattctctgtaatttcaaagtgtgttattttagtgcTTTGACTGGtgtatgcatttcataatttttatttctcttacacttaaatttaattctttgagtagtgagttctaaaatacCTAACCTGTCCGgactggagtaattatccctatggtaactttaaaaaaaatagtttttttttattctgcacatggatggaaaaaattagaggaaacagTGATTGGAAggataaattcattttttttcagactaTTACTAAAGCTGGTCTAACTTTTTCTTACTGTAACAAGTAAATGTGTGTGCTGGGGACACACTGTAGTGAGATTGGTTCAGTTTGTTTATATGTGTGGTGTTAACAACTGTAAAGGGCTCTGAGGTTGAGATGTAAATTTACCTGATTAACTcaagttaattttatatttacataGAATCCAAGTGTAGACTACCTGATTTGCTTGAATGTTTTAGCAGCTCTTAACACCATCAGTTATAACAGCTAGTAGGCATGTGAATAACTTGATTTCTTGTAGTTGTTCAAAGACCACCACTTATTTCTGGTACAGATAACTGAGAATACAGTTTGTCCAAGACACTACTcatcaaatcaatttttttcgaAGGGCATGGACAATGTTCTGATGACTGATGCATTGCACATGCTGTCAGGCCTGACGTTACCAAAATGTGCAACAGATTATAGGTACGCTTAAATTTATCAATTTTCTGATGGTGATTTGTGCTGAAAAGGTCAATTTCCAAGTAGCAGTGCATTTTTCACTTTCAGTTCCTGTTGTCAGTTATGGACAGGAGGGAAAAGAATTGTTCCATCCCATCTTCCCAACTAAAATGAAATTGACTTAGTACAAtagtttcttttctctcctttgagGTAGTCTCGCTGGGAAAAGGAGAAATCCTTGACTCCAAACCAGAGTAATGGCTACAATGGTGGCTAAGCGAGAAGGGCCTCAGTTCATCAGCGAAGGAGCAGTCCGAGGGAATGCAGCCATTCTGGATTATTGCAGGACATCCGTTTCTGCCTTGTCAGGAGCAACAGCAGGAATTCTTGGCCTGACTGGTTTACATGGCTTCATCTTCTACTTCTTGGCTTCTGTCCTTCTCTCAGTGCTTTTGGTATTAAAAGCTGGACGGCGGTGGAATAAGTACTTTAAATCCCGAAGGCCACTTTTCACTGGGGGGCTTATTGGAGGCCTCTTCACGTATGTCCTCTTCTGGACTTTCCTCTATGGCATGGTGCATGTCTACTAAAAGAGCAGTAACCACTTTAGCTGCAATGGGTTTTAATGAAATAGGAGGACTGTTGCCAAAAACTCATCTAAACAACTATGCCAGCTTTTTAAATTGTTGTTCACTGCTTGTATTGTTAAGGCGGTCAATAATTTGTCTGAGTACAAAACTCTGTAGTATTTGTCTAATTAAATTGAATGTAAAATGTCTTACGAAAAAGTCACAAATTGCTTCCCACACATATATAAGTATCCTATGAATCACTGAAAATCACCATTTGTCCACCATTCTTGGCTGCCTTTATTCCTTCTACATTTTGCATCTGTAAGATCAGCAATAGCAGCTCTATTTTATGTTGTGTTCCCACTGTCACTGTTTGCACTAACATACAAACATTGGTAAAAACAGATCTTTAACCATAAGCTTAATGCAATGAAATCTGAAAGGAAACACTGACACAAAGTTAGTTTCATGGTAATATGTAATTAAATGTACATGAAACTGGACAGAAGTATCTTATTTGTCTGGATCGTTACTGTAAGTGCTGTGATCCTGGGTACAGTCACTTTACAAATAGGAAATTAAAGTTACTAAAACATTTCAATCTCTTCCATGCATTGACTTTGCAGAGCAAACTTTTTTTAATGACAGATATAGAAGGCAATAAGTACTACAGTCATGAGTCACTGTTTTGGTTTTTAGCGGTGTTTGCACAATGCTTTCCACTGACATAATACTACATTATGCCAAAGGACACCACAGTGTCCTATGAATCAGTATCCGTTATGGCTAATGTGAACAAATCCACAGCCAGAGATCTGGAATAGACTCACTGTTAGTATTTCCCCAAACATACAATGCATTATTATGGTAATATACTTCATTTTCTGTAAGAAAATCAAGAACAGACTGAGCTGTAAACTGCAGCTTTCAGCTATAGGACAAGCCCTACAATCCCTCATCAGTTTTCTTACTGAGTGGGTATATAGTCTCTGCACTTGTATGGTGACGGGGCTCGAAAGCACACAGATATACTTAGCAGtatttccatatgaggagagaattGAATCGTCAGTAGCATTTTTGCAATTCACCCTATTCTGAAGCATAAATTACTAACCAATAACACGGAACGTTCAGTGTAAAAGGTTTTCCCACTTATGctttgaaatgcctttttttttttttaagtagtctACTCTCTATTTTAAACTTTACTTAATACTGAAACAAAGTAGTTATGTATGAAAGAGGGAAATTGACAATACTATAAATACTGTCTGCCATACTATATATTTACAGTCAATTTACCTTTGGTCTCCTGCAAAATAACATGGTCTAGTTACTTAATTCTGTCTGAGCTATTTTTCTATATTGAGTCATGCATCTTTTAAACATGGGCATTTTAGTTACACTTAAATGGGCAGCTTTATTAATAGACTTGTACTGTTCAAATGTTGTGTatgcttttcaaaacaaaatggggAAACCAGCGTGTATATGGTTAATCAACATTATCTAAACTAATACAACATACAGAAAAGACACAACATTGTCCTAAAATAGACAAATTCCATTGCTATATATTAACTccaagaaaaaacattttgcaaaaagaaACTCCTGAGAATCCGGTAGTTACTGTTTATGAATAATCTCTGTACTGacttaccttaaaaaaaaaatataggatGGGGATCAAGTTTTGTGATGAGGGACCTAAAGCCTTCAACTCAGGAAGTGGGTTAGGTCCTTTCTAACAAGATAACATGTTCTGGCAGGTTAAGGTATTAGACTACAAAACAGGCCAAGCCTTGTTTTTATTTGTGATGAGCTATTTGAGTGAATCATACCGTAGCATGAGGTGATACAGCATTGTATTATATTTGTTTCAGCTTCAAAAACTACTTAAGTATAGATGTTGGCTTAGTTAAGTTTATATGGTCCTGTTTGCATCAAACCAATGCTGGCAGGTTTCACCTTAACAAGTCATTCACCAGTTGTTGTTTTTGAATTGAGTGAAAAGACTGACCTAGGACTATTAATGTCGTATTTCAAAGCAAGGCAATTAGTCTTCACCACCTACCATTTTCATCTAAGGCTAGCGAATCAGATTCATCCTAAGGAAGCGCAGAGCCAAGTAGAATTGACTTTTGTGGTTTTGCTTCCTAGTATTTTTTCCTACCACTTTTGGGAAGTTATATCACCATTTGAATTTAGGTCATAGAGTTTTGAGAGTCAGAAACAAAAGGCCCATTGTCCTTTCAAAAGCCCTTGTAACCAAACAGAAGTTAAGTATTAGATTTCtaacttttaaataaatcctGTAACTTGTAGGAGGTTGGGAGATACAGGATGACTTGGGAAACAAAGTCCaactgtaaaagtagcaaagaatcctgtggaatccgacgaagtgggtattcacccacgaaagctcatgctccaaaatgtctgttagtctataaggtgccacaggattctttgctgcttttactgaccctgactaacatggctacccctctgataaaagtcCAACTGGTGCTATTCCCATCCCACACACCCACATTTCAAACTGTGCGTAACAAAACAGCAGACATAGTAGCGCCCCCTGACTAGAGCCTGCCAGATCCAGGAACAGTGACTATCCATTACTACTGGCAGAAGCATCAAGTTCCTCCTCTGTCAGGGATCAGTAAGTAAGGTAGAGAGGATAATCATCCATGAaccgaaccaaacaaaaagcacagtgACAAGAAAAAGGAGTTGCTGAGAAAAGCAGATGAAACCCACTGGTAAACGAAGGGAGGCTTGATCATTGAATGTGATGTCATCGACAGGTGCCTTGATGCACACTGTTAACACACTGAATATTTGATACTTTCTTTCCACATTCAGCTGCCAATGGCTGTTTGTCCAAAAGAAAATTCCAACAAAAGTGTTATCAGGCCACTCATAAAAGCATTTGTCAACTTAGAAAGAAGCATCATCTAACTTGTTTCAGAATATTTCCCCAATCATCTACCTGCTGTGCCACACTATGCTTTCTTGTACCCCAAAATGTCAAGTTACCTGGACCAGTTACTAAAGGACAAACCTCATCCCTTTACTGTAGGTTATTCTGGCATTTTTAAACACTAGATTTAAcaaaagttctgtattaatttgCTCATGAGAGCTTTGCCAGGCCAACTGCAAATATCACTGAGCCTGGTTGGTTTTGGAGTGGGGTTGGTAAAGAGCTTCTATGGAAATAGGAGGATACCATGGTCTATATAGTAAGGGCTCTTCCTGTGAAAACATCTTGAGAGTCACTTTACCCTTGGTATGATGTTATTTGAACTACAGACAAATTGAATGGAACGCCAGATCACATTTATCTCAACAGCAGCCCAAAGAATTTCAATCTACTCTTACAGGTAGATCATATAGGACTTGGGAACTGGCACTGCAGTGCAGCTGAACAGGTGGTGATCCTGGTTTCCCAACCTCATTCCTAACAATGTCAAATGCCACGTGTGTTTGATGTCAGCAGCAGAAGTGATGCAGTGTTACAGAATAATGCTGGTTATCTATGTATTTGCATATAAAAATGTTGCCTGGTTTCttctatatttttctttataatacaAAAGTTCTGTACCAATGACACAGGTGTCACCAGCTCAAGATAGGGAAGAATGCCTTAGGATCAGAAGGTGTGATATTTTTAGCAAACTGCTCTCTTGAACAGAATAGCTATAACTGACCTCTTCTCTGGGCATCCAAATGATACAATAGACCTGACCATGGCTGTCTCCACCTCAAAGTTTGATTGCTGTGTTTTACCATCGTAGTCTTTATGGAATGTGTTTTCCCACTGATAGACCTTAGGTCTCAACTGTCTGTAGTTGTCTCAGCTGCCCTAATGTAGCCAGCGATTCTGAGTTCTGGTTCCCATTCACTGTTCCACCTGGTAAAGACTTTTTTGAACTGGATCTGTGGGAACAAAAGGCAAGAATAGCAGTACCTTAAGTTTATTTACCTTGCTGTGAGGCAGAAGAGGAGTCTAGGTGGGACCTTCAGTGTTCCCAAAAACACACGAATGTCTAAACCATTGCTTCTGGAGATGGGTAAATTTCTCCCTGGCTTGACTAATGGACAGAACCGAGCCATTTTCATAAGTAGTCTGTTTTGACTAAACTATAAGTGTTCATAACAAACATTTGTTGTTTCAATTGATTGTTTTTTAAGGTCCATTTGTGCATCACAGAAGCTATGTTGAGTCATAGATTTTTGCATAATGCCCACAGTGGCCTCAGAGCACTTTGCTGTAGCTCCAGGTGGAGCTCCACACATATCCACAGGCACAAATAACCTTATCTATT
The genomic region above belongs to Chelonoidis abingdonii isolate Lonesome George chromosome 20, CheloAbing_2.0, whole genome shotgun sequence and contains:
- the EMC6 gene encoding ER membrane protein complex subunit 6 — its product is MATMVAKREGPQFISEGAVRGNAAILDYCRTSVSALSGATAGILGLTGLHGFIFYFLASVLLSVLLVLKAGRRWNKYFKSRRPLFTGGLIGGLFTYVLFWTFLYGMVHVY